A window from Azoarcus sp. DD4 encodes these proteins:
- a CDS encoding DNA-binding transcriptional regulator — MKLKTYTGAQIREHRKRLGLNQTEFWGALQITQSGGCRYESGRDIPEPVQLLLNLALGAPKASSSILESLRDLLGHGRRAPPPPRSSY; from the coding sequence ATGAAGCTTAAGACATACACTGGAGCGCAGATTCGTGAGCACCGAAAGCGCCTCGGTCTCAACCAGACCGAGTTTTGGGGAGCACTCCAGATCACACAAAGCGGCGGCTGCCGGTACGAGTCGGGGCGCGATATTCCAGAGCCTGTTCAACTCCTGTTGAACCTGGCTCTCGGAGCGCCGAAAGCCTCGTCGAGCATCCTTGAATCCCTTCGCGACCTGCTCGGGCATGGGCGGCGGGCACCGCCGCCCCCTCGGTCGTCGTATTAG